In the Treponema maltophilum ATCC 51939 genome, TTCGGGCGACACGCGAATTCCCATCGAGGAAAGTTCGAGCGCGTTTTGCAAAACGGGGTTCCACACCAAAAGGTCGCCGTTTAAGCCGCAGTGCCCGTCGCCCGTTTCGGTTATCCAATCGTCGTAGTCGGGGGCGCGCCCGTCGTGGGGTTTGCCGTCGGCAAGCGGGGCTCCGATGCCGGCGATAAAAACGGCGCCGTATTCGCGGCAAACCGCGTTTTCGCGCTCTTTCGGCGTCAAATCGGGATAGCGTTTTTGCAAATCTTCGGAAAACACAAAGGTAAGTTTTTCGGGCAGCACGGGCGCGATAACGGGAAAATGGTCGTAAATATAAAATTCCGTCCGTTTAAGGCAGCGGTAAATTTTTTTAACCGTATCGCGCAAAAAAAAGATCGTGCGGTCGTTTTCGCCGATAACCGTTTCCCAATCCCATTGATCGACGTACAGCGAATGAACGGCGTCCAGCTCTTCGCTTGCGCGGATTGCGTTCATGTCGGTATAAATGCCGAAACCTTCTTTCAGCTTCAAATCGGCAAGTTTTATGCGCTTCCATTTTGCAAGCGAATGCACGATTTCCATGCGCGCATTATTCATGCCCGGCGCGGTAAACGAAACGGGTTCTTCCACGCCGTTCAAATCATCGTTCAAGCCCGTACCCGACTGCACAAAAAGCGGCGCGGTAACGCGGGTTAAATTCAATTCAGTCGATAAGGCAAGCTGAAAAAAATCCTTAATCATGACAATGGCGTGTTCCGTTTCGCGCACCGAAAGCGCGCTCTCATACGGACCGGCCGGCCACAGTTCCGACATAAAAACCTCTTTATGAAAGCCTTATTTTATACATCTGAAAGATTTTTGTCCAGAGTCATGAAAAACGTACATCCTTGTATGTTTTTCATCGCAAGTTTCAGGCTTCAGCCTAAAACATCGCGCACTTACGGCTTGTCCGGCGTCCTGCCCGTTTGCTTAAACGCGGCATATACGAGGTTTAAAAGGGTGCCGAGCAAAAAGGTAAACAGCCATGCGGACAAGTGCCGGACGGGACTGGCTATGCGTTCGTATACGTCGCCGAAAAGCAAAACGGGATTTGCAAACACGTCCCAGCTGTTCCAGCGCAAAAAGCGGCCGATGTACACGCCGAAGCACGACACATATATCATAAGACAAACCAGTATTTTAATTACGGCCGGCTTATATTTTTCGTTGAGCCTGATTTCAATAAAATTCAAGCTCACAAAAGCGTACAAAAGACCGGTAAAAGCGTAGCTTAACAGCATGATAAAATCGTACCACACGGGAACCGAAAGGTCTTTGCGCAAATGCAGCAAATCGGTGAGCACATAAGGCGCATTCGGGAAAAAAAGCATCCACACGAACATAATTAAGGCAAGCACGATGTTGTTTTTGATTTTGTGAAAGTATAAAAACGAAGAAAGCAGCCACGGGACGAAGGCCAAAAAGAGGTTCCATACCATAAACAAAAAAACGTTTTTTTGCGTAAAGGCAATCCGCGCAACCGTAAGCGCAAGAGAAAACAACGATAAATACATAAGCACGAATGTCGATGTAAGACTGAAAATATTTTTTAAGTATAAGCGCACCATGTTCCCCCTCGCCTACTATACACCGTACGCCGAAAAAGGTACAGGGCATCCGATTGCATAAACAGGGATTCAGCATGAAAAGTTTGGTATAGCATAAGACAAAAGGATAGAACTTTTTGAGTCTGAATTACGTGGATTTTGAATGAGAAATTCTTCTTTCCCGTATAAGAGGACAGGGCTTCGGCATGACTAAAGGCCGTAAAAGAAAACGAGGATACCATTTTACGCGATTTACAAGCCGAATAAAACGTAGTATATTTACCGAGTAAAAAACGCACGTTTCTTCTTAGATATAAAAAATCTTTGAAAAAATAATTAAAACTTGGAGGTTTATACATGAAAAAGATTTTTATTATTTTTGTAACATTGTTTATTTTAAGTGCAGCATTTGCAGACGGTATCGGAATGTCTATAGGAGGAGGATTTAAGTCTTCTTTTTATAAAGAAAATTTGAAAAATGAAAATATACCAGAAAGACTTAATAAAAGTACAAATATGAAAACAAAGTTAAAAAAAGACATACTTGCACCAAATATTACAAGTTTAGGTGTTTTTATAAAATTTGATATTTTCAAAGATTATCAAATGCCAAAAGCTATAATTGGGTGGTCTATAGCAAATGAAGTTTCATTTCAAAGTGGAACAGGATTAGATATCTGTAAAGATTATGCTACTACCTCTCATTATATACAAGAAAAAATTTTTATTGTTGAAAACATAGATAGTTCTACCCTTTTTCTTACAGAGTATCGTGCCGTTCCTTCTTTTATGACCGGTAATAAAACGTGTAAAGTAGGATTAGGAATTCCAGTAACATTTTCTTTTGATAGTACAAAAATGTCTGGAAGATGTGGGTATTTTTATAATTGGAATAATGTAACAAAAGAATTTATGAATGCCGGTGCTTCAACATATGACTCTTCAGCATTCACTTTCTATCAGGGAATCGGTCTTCGTCCGCAAATTGAGTTTTGTGTAAAAAGATTTAAAATCGGAGGATATTTCGAGTTCAATGGTTCTTTGTACCAAGTAAAACACTTGAATAAAAAGTATACAAAAGAAGCAGACCTCTGTTCTGAAAACTCGACAACTTTCAAGTTTTTTCCGAAAAACTCGATTAAAACGTCCGTCGGAATATATACAACATTTATTCTCTGAGTTAATATAAATATTAAGAGGTAAAATTATGTGTGATGTTTATTGTGAAGTACCGCGTATGAAAAAGACAGCGCTTGTTATTTGTTTGTATATATCGATGTTTGCGGCGTTCGGCTTTATGTCGTGTTATTCGGTTCCGACGAAGGTTGCCGAAGGCATAAGCGAAGCCGAACTTTTGCAGCTGGGACAAAACTCGCTGGACAACGGCAACTATAAAGCGGCCGAATTTTATTACAACAAAGTAATAGAATTGTACGGTTCGAATATAAGTTCAACGGTCCAAGCCGAGTACGAGCTTGCCCACATTTTGATTAAAAGACGGCACTATAAAGAAGCAAAGCCCGCGCTGGAAAAAATTCTGTCGTATTATAACAATCCGCAAAACGCCGCGCTTTTGCCGCCGGCGTATAAAAAGCTTGCGCAAATCGACTTGAAAAAGTGCGAAGACGCGGATTAACGCGTGCCGGCTTTACCGTCGGGAATAATAATGCAGTCGATTGTAACCTCTTTTTTGCGCGCCGTATCTTCGACCAGTTTTTTTGATATACCCTTGCCGGCCCGCGGCGAAGGATGCGGTTCGGCGTCTCCTATTAAAATGATTTTCTTGTGCGCAAAGGGGCTCCAGCGGTAAAATTCCAGCGACGCGTACAAAGCTTCGTACACCGCTTCGGGCGTATCGCCGCCGATAAGCGAATGCCGCGGAATGTGCATCGCATTCAGTTTGGAAAAAAACGCTTCGGCATCCCGTGTAAAATCGTTGAACTGAACGGGAAGCCCGCGGTAACGGAAATCGTCGGTATAATCGCGGTAAAATAAAAGCCCCAGCCGCACTTCGGCCCGCCCGTGCAGCTCGGAAGCCAAAGCGGGAATCAATTCTTTTTGCAGTTTTTGTATATCGTCCCACATGCTGCCGGTCGCATCGACGGCAAAAACGACGTCGGTGTTTTGATCTTTCGGCAGCTCTTTGAACGAACGCATAACGTCTTCTACAATCGTATCGGGGCCGTGCGAATAAATCAGTATGCCGCTTGCAATGTCTTTAAAAGCTTCGGCGGCTGCGGGACTGTATTCGTCGGTGAGCGCGGCGTTAAAGCCGAACATAAAAGGATTATCCGCGTAAGCGCCGCCGTAATCGGCATAGGGTTTTTCAAACGTACGGATATTTATAAAGGTTCCCTCTTCAACGCTAACTTCGCCGTTTCGGCTCCACGGATAGCCGTACACGATTTTTTTCGGAATAAAAAGATGAAAGGCGTTCCCGAAATCCGCTTCTTTTTCCGGCGTCGAATCGATTATACCGTAGCGGCCGTATTCGGAATCCAAAAAAACGCCGTTTAAAAGCCGCTTTTCGTTTCCGTTTATGTCGTTGAATTCAAGGGCGCGGTACGCATAGCTGTCGGCCCTTCCGGCGGGATCCTTTGTCGTTTCGGTCAGCAGTACCGAAGAAAGTCCTTCTTTGTGCCGCACGTACAAGTGCCAGCCCTCGGCATCGGGTTTTAAAAGAAGGTCGGAAAGGCTCAGTTTTAATGCCGGGTTTTCGCCGGAACGTTCGCCGGCAGAACCGTCCGTTCCGACCGGGGCGTTTACCGGCTGTGCGAAAGCTCCGTTTGCGCAGTCATTTCGAAAACCGGCGCGGCACGCGAAAAAAAACAGAAAAAAAAGACAAAACGTTTTTTTATTGCGGAGCATACTTCATTATCGGTAAAAAAATGTATTATTTATACAGTTGCGGTGTGATTTTTTTGAAATTTGTGATATACTATATATAATTGTGACAACTCATGAAGACAACTCCGCACAAGACGGATTTACTCGGGTACCGCTTGAGGAGTTTTACGACGAAGACGAAATGTCCCGAACGCAAAAGGAAAACTCTACAAACATCATCGTTCTTACGAACACGGAACAGGACTTGGTCAATTCCGTATTCGAACGGCTGAGAACGGTGTCGCCGGAAACGCTGGCCGTATTGGCCGACCGCCTGGCCGACCTCGAAAAGCTCACTTTAAACATTGCCCACTTTCCGTCTTTAAAACAAACGCAGGAACAAGGTTCGGCCGTGCGCAGCATGAATACGCTGGTTGAAGCCCTGCTTATACGGCGTGAAGGCGACCGCACGCTTCATTTGCCGTCGAAGGCTATTTTGGGTAAGGGATTTTCGGTTGCCAAATTTCATACCTTTGCCGCCATGGAAAAAATCGCAACATCCTCGAATTTTCCCGACGCCCTGCTGAAAAGACTCCGAAGGGCGTGCTTGGGCATCCTGTTTACGATAATGGCCGAAGACGTGTATTTGAGCCTGCTCGACAACGAAACCATCGCCATAAGCATACGGGAAAAAATAGCTTACGAACTGATTATGCTGTGGGAACACCGCAGCGACGAAAAGGTAATCGAAATGGCGCCCGTTTTGGACGCCGTATGGAATGCGCGGCGCAATCTTGCCCCCGCGTTCGGCACGATGGTTGGCACAAGCGAACTTTTGATTTTGTCGATGGCAATGGACGACCAGTGGTGCCGCTTTATTTCTTCGCGCATGGGAAACGAAGACGCCGCCATGGCGATGGAAGAATTTTTATTCGGCATTTCATGGGAAGAGATTCAAAAGGTAAAGCAAAACATTTACGAT is a window encoding:
- a CDS encoding vWA domain-containing protein, which codes for MLRNKKTFCLFFLFFFACRAGFRNDCANGAFAQPVNAPVGTDGSAGERSGENPALKLSLSDLLLKPDAEGWHLYVRHKEGLSSVLLTETTKDPAGRADSYAYRALEFNDINGNEKRLLNGVFLDSEYGRYGIIDSTPEKEADFGNAFHLFIPKKIVYGYPWSRNGEVSVEEGTFINIRTFEKPYADYGGAYADNPFMFGFNAALTDEYSPAAAEAFKDIASGILIYSHGPDTIVEDVMRSFKELPKDQNTDVVFAVDATGSMWDDIQKLQKELIPALASELHGRAEVRLGLLFYRDYTDDFRYRGLPVQFNDFTRDAEAFFSKLNAMHIPRHSLIGGDTPEAVYEALYASLEFYRWSPFAHKKIILIGDAEPHPSPRAGKGISKKLVEDTARKKEVTIDCIIIPDGKAGTR
- a CDS encoding DUF1361 domain-containing protein, which produces MVRLYLKNIFSLTSTFVLMYLSLFSLALTVARIAFTQKNVFLFMVWNLFLAFVPWLLSSFLYFHKIKNNIVLALIMFVWMLFFPNAPYVLTDLLHLRKDLSVPVWYDFIMLLSYAFTGLLYAFVSLNFIEIRLNEKYKPAVIKILVCLMIYVSCFGVYIGRFLRWNSWDVFANPVLLFGDVYERIASPVRHLSAWLFTFLLGTLLNLVYAAFKQTGRTPDKP
- the asnA gene encoding aspartate--ammonia ligase — translated: MSELWPAGPYESALSVRETEHAIVMIKDFFQLALSTELNLTRVTAPLFVQSGTGLNDDLNGVEEPVSFTAPGMNNARMEIVHSLAKWKRIKLADLKLKEGFGIYTDMNAIRASEELDAVHSLYVDQWDWETVIGENDRTIFFLRDTVKKIYRCLKRTEFYIYDHFPVIAPVLPEKLTFVFSEDLQKRYPDLTPKERENAVCREYGAVFIAGIGAPLADGKPHDGRAPDYDDWITETGDGHCGLNGDLLVWNPVLQNALELSSMGIRVSPETLNLQLEQRGCTERKKLYFHKRLLAGELPLCAGGGIGQSRLCMYFLRKAHIGEVQVSSWPDDMIKKCKKRGIPLL
- a CDS encoding tetratricopeptide repeat protein, whose translation is MKKTALVICLYISMFAAFGFMSCYSVPTKVAEGISEAELLQLGQNSLDNGNYKAAEFYYNKVIELYGSNISSTVQAEYELAHILIKRRHYKEAKPALEKILSYYNNPQNAALLPPAYKKLAQIDLKKCEDAD